One window of the bacterium genome contains the following:
- a CDS encoding 50S ribosomal protein L25, with the protein MEELNLAVEERKIGTQGEINKLRRDGFIPGIIYGQDKPSLPMYLSKREFLGFLHKGKSPLFSLTIKGKKEYAIVKEKQINPLKNEIIHIDFMRVGLKEKIEIKVEIRAIGTPQGVKEGGVLEQLVYELNIKCPAQSIPEAIDVNVEGLKIGDMLHIKDLKEYEEIEILEDKEKIIFSVIPPKVEAEAEVKEELAEPEVIKKGKKEEEEVSEE; encoded by the coding sequence ATGGAAGAATTAAATTTAGCTGTAGAAGAAAGGAAAATAGGGACGCAGGGAGAGATTAACAAATTAAGGAGGGATGGATTTATTCCAGGGATTATATATGGGCAAGATAAACCAAGCCTTCCAATGTATCTTTCAAAAAGGGAATTTCTTGGGTTCCTGCATAAGGGAAAAAGCCCTTTATTTTCTCTTACAATAAAAGGAAAAAAGGAATATGCAATTGTAAAGGAAAAACAAATAAACCCTTTAAAGAATGAAATTATCCACATAGATTTTATGAGGGTTGGCTTAAAGGAGAAGATAGAGATTAAGGTTGAAATAAGGGCTATTGGAACTCCGCAAGGTGTAAAGGAGGGAGGGGTTCTTGAACAGCTTGTCTATGAACTTAATATAAAATGCCCTGCACAAAGCATACCAGAGGCAATTGATGTAAATGTAGAGGGCTTAAAGATAGGCGATATGCTCCACATAAAGGATTTAAAAGAATATGAAGAAATAGAAATTCTTGAGGATAAGGAAAAAATTATATTTTCTGTTATTCCTCCAAAGGTAGAAGCAGAAGCAGAGGTAAAAGAAGAATTAGCAGAGCCAGAGGTTATTAAGAAAGGAAAGAAAGAGGAAGAGGAAGTATCAGAAGAATAA
- the pth gene encoding aminoacyl-tRNA hydrolase has protein sequence MILFVGLGNPEPSYKNTRHNLGFKAIDILSIKTKIGLKKENNCLIGFGKINDIDVALAKPLCFMNESGGPIFSIYKKLNPDTMVVIHDDMDIIPGRIKIKKEGGAAGHRGILSIIHSFGRDDFLRIRIGIGKPVGNGRDYVLSPPDKEEEKAIEDACNMAAEAGIIIAKNGIKKAMDIYNKND, from the coding sequence ATGATCCTTTTTGTTGGATTGGGAAATCCAGAGCCTTCCTATAAAAATACAAGACATAATTTGGGATTTAAGGCAATTGACATTTTAAGCATAAAAACAAAGATAGGGCTAAAAAAGGAAAATAATTGTCTTATAGGATTTGGAAAAATAAACGATATAGATGTAGCCCTAGCAAAACCCCTTTGTTTTATGAATGAGAGTGGAGGCCCTATTTTTTCTATATATAAAAAATTAAATCCAGATACAATGGTTGTCATTCATGATGATATGGATATTATACCAGGAAGGATAAAGATAAAGAAGGAGGGTGGAGCTGCTGGCCATAGGGGCATTTTGTCCATAATTCATAGCTTTGGAAGGGATGATTTTTTAAGAATAAGGATAGGGATTGGAAAACCAGTAGGGAATGGAAGGGATTATGTCCTCTCTCCTCCAGATAAAGAGGAGGAAAAGGCAATTGAGGATGCTTGTAATATGGCGGCTGAGGCAGGGATTATAATTGCAAAAAACGGAATAAAAAAGGCAATGGACATCTATAACAAAAATGATTGA